The nucleotide window ctgacacctGCAATGACTGAGAGTCACGCTCTATCtttctgtcatttttttttcctcttctccatctctccatgcGCAGGCCCAGCAGTTGTTCTGCGGCCCAATCCCAAGTGTAAAGCAAAATTAATGTCTGTTCCTTTGGGCCTCTGCTGAGACTGAACCAGATACTCGGGGAGGGTCCAGCTCACAGACCTCACCGGTCACCCAGGAGCAGAGCACAACGTCTAAAATCCACCAAGGGGGCGTTTCACGCTTTTGTTGGCTTCACCCCGGCCAATCTTGATTTCAACTGGCTATGAACATCTCACACTGACCCCCAGCTGCGAGTCCGATTTCAGCCACAGTGGAGTGGACTTTTCAAGGGTGGGAAAAAATTCCCCAGTGATCTCTGTGATCTTCAAAACTAGACTCCTGTTACAAAAATGTTTTCCAGTGATGGAATCCAGGACAATAGATGATGACTCCTGCTGCCAGGAGAAGAAATGTTAGTTCTGGAGATGGCAATGGACAGGCGAAAAGATACTTGTGCCAGGGGAGCGTTTAATACCTAGAGACCTCGCAGCTACCACACAGCTGTGCACACATTCAAGTATTGTTCGGTGCCATAAATGCCTTAGTGGTGACAGTAAAAGgcataaaataaaatgtgcaaTTACAAGTAGACCAAAACACTGCATTGGCAGGTTACACCATGGACCgatgtgccagtgttctgaatGCGTCAGTCTATCTTGCTCAAGATTCAGGCCCGGTGTTTGCTGTCCAAATGTGCTGATTGGATGAAAATCTTCAATCTATGTGGGCATCAGGTTCTGACACTCACACTTTACATTATCGACTAAAGCAGGACGACCCAACAGTCATGAGCATGAGCGGTCATGAGCGGCCAAGAGTTGGCTGGCCTTTTCCCAGAAACAAACCTCACCAGTCAATTAGGTGGCTAGGTATGAACATTCTCCTAGGGAAGGGGCTGAAGTGATCTGGATTATTTATTATTGATTGGGGGCACTGAGGTTCACATTAAGGCTCCCTCTAGTGCTGTTCAAAGAAACAAGACAAACAGCTGAAGTGAGTGTGACTAATTCATCTGGTCCTGCACCATCACTCTGTGGCTGGCGCCAGAGTAATCTCATTTTTCACTTCTCAAAGTGCCACACTAAGCTCCATGCAAAAAAGGGGTatacacacattaacactagtAAAATGAAATAACGGGCTAGAGTCAATGATTCAGAAAATGTAATAAGAGAGTGAATCTGAATGCATAGAGCACAGACCTCCCCTGCTGCCAAGTGAGTATAAGCTACAAAGTTTACCATCCAAGTTGAGCAAAACAGAATGCTGAAATGGATGCACTCATGAAAAAACTACTTTGCACTGCCAACCACAATGTGAAAACAGATCTGAATCAGATCAGATCTGATCAGAAGTTTTAGCTCCTGAAAAATCAATCAtacaggctatatttcaacatAATCTTGTCGAACGTAGCAGTTAACACAATGATAACTTTCTCTCAATTAGTTACATGCCTTCCTCAACATTATAGAaaggtttatttatttgtagccTAGTTGCAACATGCTAACATAAAGTTTATGGATCTGTCAAACTCCAGAATAACATTAAAACTATGTTGCGTTTTGATAGCATGATTTGGGGAACGTTCCAGTCCCACGCAGGACTGTCTCGCAAACTTTTGCTTCAAACAGTAAACTTTCACTCTTACCTGAGGCATAAGCGATCCCAATCCAAATCCGACAGAAAATTGTAAAGTCTCTCTTCATTTCCAGATTTCCCAGTCCTCGAATGATTAGATTTCTTGAAACAAACTCAGTGTTTTGATGGTGTCAAAAACGCAGTGAAGAGCGGGAAAGTGGAAAGGGGGAAAGTAAGTAACTCCGTGCATGGACAACCAGGTGAGCTTCACTGAAGcgcttctatctctctctccctctctctcacacacactcactcactcactcacatcagTCTGGCAATGGAGTATGTGTGAATTGTCACGCTAAAAGAAGTGCGCTTTTCCTGCGGCGAGGATTCATGAGGATCGGAATGGATCCACAATGATTTCCTTTTCCCTCGCTCGTGACTGGAAAGCGCATCCACCCCTTGCCTACAGATGCACTGTGAAGTTGCTAGCAATATCCAAAAAGTTCTTTatcgacagaaaaaaaaatcctttctCACTCTGCGGGAACTGTCAGATCAATGGATGAATTTTCATCGGACATCTCAATCTAGACGTAAACGATTTCACGTGCATAGGCTACAACTGCCAAATAAATATGTTAAGTGTTAACAATCTGACACATTGTTCAACTTTTCTGAATTCTTGTTCGCCAAGCATGCACCTTCCAGCGTTTGGGGTATTTAGGCTATCATTTAAAGATTCAgtaaaatattttctttttctttctttttctttcttttggccTGTTCACGTGGCTTTAAGTGCACATCTAACAAAAcaaatttgacagatttttctcCTCTTGTCTAACCTTTCAACAATCTCCCTACACAGATGCCCAGAAATTTCTCTCTGACTTCTTAAAACTGCGAATAAGAAACATGTGCGTGCGCATCTCTGTATGGCCTTGGTGAAAAGCCCGTCGTTTCTAATTTACGTTTAAGGAAACAAAACCAGCCTGAAACATAATTCTGTAAGGACATACATGTGCAGATCCACAAAATAACCTGAACTAAgctctttgtgtgtggtgtgagagtgtgtgtgtgtgagataatcAAAAATACAAAACAGCTGATGTATTTTTGTGGGCAGAGGACACTATTTTAGTCTGTGGTTACAGGCGAAATATCACCTCTTAAATGTTGATAGTCTTCTCTGTCATATTATCTCTAGTTTGTGAGGTTCAAAAAAGACATTTGCACTAAAATGGTCCTGTTGCAATCAAAAACAACGAGGGGATCTTGTCTTGGAACCttgcagagagaggggagtgtcTTGTACTTTGTGTTCAAACCAAGCTGTGCAACATCCTCCATAGCGCTTCCTCAGGCTCCCAGTGAGCTGGATAAAAGGCTGGAGAAGGAACACAGTCTGGTTCGTCATAACTGTGAAGAATAacaagtgaaagtgcatgtttCAATATTATGTTAGGCCGTGCTTGTTTGTCCTCACCTTGGGTCTGGAGCCCTATCACCCCAAACAAGCCATTGATGCCTTTAACTGGATACAATTAAAAATGCCTGCTGctactgaaaacaaaaacaaggaaCGCTGAGCAAAAAGAAACTTCCCCTCTTGTTGAACAGCGGAGGAGTAAGGAGTCACCCACTGCATTTATTGCCTATGATACATATTATGTTATATAAAAGACCAAGTATTGTAGTCATCATTTTTACTAACACATTTTAAATGTATACCATCATTGCAGTGCCACCATGACCACAACTAACATCAAATAtacaataatacaataataacaatgaatggcCTATTGCAATGATTTGTTAATAACAtgcaataatattattattaatggtAGTAATAACAGCAAGCATGTGCACACTACTGGCCCTCTAAACTGGCCCCATTTCCCAGAGGTCTCGCCTCAGGGGACTGAGCTCAAGGTCCAGTCCTTGAAGCGCCGCGTGGCTCCATCGGCCCCTTCCTGCTCTGTGGCCGTCGTCAGCCCGCGCGCACACTCTCATCGGAAGGATGTGTGTCACAGGTCGCCTGCCCGCCTCGAGGCCTGCCAAAGGGCCGCCGCCGTTATCCCCCGCCGAGCCAAGCGAGGCGTTTGGTGTTACCGTCCACGCCGTGGATCCGCTTACCGCAGGCTAGACTGGCTGGCAAATGTGCTTGGGTCCCAgcgtggagatgccggggagcACGGTGGaataatgaaatgaaaacacgggggaaataaataaacaggacATTTCATGTTTCGCTCCATTATTTTCGTTGCCACGGACACAGTCATGTTCCGTGTCGTGTTTCGCAGTCGGAATGGTAATAGGTCGGGGCGCGGGCGAACGGGCGGGCGTGTGGAATGTGTAATACTGCTGATTTAAATAATGGCTTTCCTCCACAGTgttgttttaaaacattttaacgtgttttttttttcttttcttattttATTCGTTAAAATCTAACCCTGGGGAGGACATACGGCGCTGGTTCCTGTTCCAGCGGCCAAACCACATCCTGTCCGCCAGGGTCCCCAGGAGGACAGTAAAAAGGGGTCGGGGGCACCGGCGCTGTCCCTCTGTTTGCCTGACCCCTGTGCGGGGAAGTGGGAGGAAGGAGGATGTTGGTGCACTTGTCTGTTTTTATAGATAACAGGAGTCTCATCCTCACAGCCTCTGGATCTGGGAATCCTCTCCAGGTGCCCCCCTTCCCCAACAACACcccccacacagacacccacacacacatcaacatccCTTAATCCTCTGCAATTTGCCTGCCCCCCCTCTTCTAACCAGTGCATGCCACTAAAGTAACAGAATCAACGGGCAAGTTTCTCTCATCACCATAGTGGGTGTTTTATAAGTGAATGTCTGTCTGGAGGATGTGATAGTATGGAGCGTGTGCCCTTTAATGTGCTTCAGCACGTTTGGCATCGGCGATGGGCAATGCGGCGGTTGTCTGGGCCACCGATATGCAGCCTGGCGCAGAGCTGGTGGCTGTAGTGGAAAGCTGAGCACGGGAGTAAACACTGGACAATTTCCTGCAATTTTGCTGGGACCTGATACAGTGCAGTGACCCACAAACACCTCCAACCCTCAAAGCAAAACCCAAAGCGCATAcagatacacaaaaacaaacagcgcTAGCCAAATCCTGAATGTGAACTGACTTGGCTTTATTGGAAGTGTTGGTTTCAAACAAAATTAAAAGAGGCACTACTagttagacaaaaaaaaaatacaaatctgtGCTAGTGTATTAATCACAACTTGTACAGCTCATCAGAAGTGAACACTTGGCATCAATCCATTTCTATCCTGTGACTTCATGCTAAATAAAGTGATTTGTTGAATTCAGAAGTGCTCAATAGCCATGTCAATACAGCATACCAATCAGACTGCATATGACAGATATGAACagagaacagaaagaaaaaaacactcacacaacaaTGAATCTTTGATGTGTTGCAATGAGACATTGTCAACGCAAATGCTTTGGCACCAACGACACTTCCCCATTgtgtctcccactctctctcactcacacacacacacacacacacacacacacacacacacacacacacacaaacagattctccaaacatgctctttctctcacatgaCATCCAAGGCACCAGACCATGATCCACTCCAACTTAATTCAATGCAGAAACTACAGTATTAATACTTTTACAGTATAGGAATTGTATACAGTAATAGGAACAGTATAGTCCAAAGGGCTGAAATGCTTCCCCTCTGAAGGCATGCTACGGACACTCCTCACAGGAACTCCACGGGGAGATGGACGAAGCGCATGGGCTGAGGCCGCTGGCCCGGCTCGGTCACGCACGTGCTCACGAACGCCAGTGCCTTCCCCCGGGGCCCATCGCCGAATGCGTGCAGCAAGGTCATGTCGGCAGCGTCATAGAAGGCCACTCGCCGCTCGTCGCAGTCCAGGAGCACGCCGACGCGCCGGGGCTGATCCACCAGCCGCAGCGGCGTCCACGGCTGCGTGCCGGCCGAGTACTGGTTGCCGCCGCGCAGCCGCAGTGTCCAGTAGCCGTTCTCCGGGCACAGCTTGACCCGCGCCCGCCGGTCGACGCTCTCCAGCGCCACTCCCAGGTCCCACTTGGGCTTGGTGCCCACTGCCACCTCCCAGTAGTGGCGACCCGACGAGAAGCCTTGGGCGCCCAGCACGTTGACGCACTGGACAAAGCGCTTTGGGTGGAGTGGGTACGGCTGAatctcctccagctccaccacGGAGGTCTTGTCCCGCGACAGGAGGAGGCTGGGGTGGGCTGTGTCCTCGTCAAAGGTCACCGGGGCCGGGCCTGGGGGGGAcatggggcagagagagagagagagagagagagagagagagagagagagagatgtggggtGTTGAGAGACAGTCACTGATTAATATGTGAATGTCGTGTCTGTATGTATGgcagtgggtttgtgtgtgtgtgtgtgtgtgtgtgtgtgtgtgtgtggggagggggttcTGTCAAATAATTCTTTAATATATGCATTCCTCTGTTCGTCATGAAAAACAGGTGCCCTCTAATAACTCTGTGGCTCGTTGAAACTCCCGCTGAGGAGAAAAGATGCCTTACAGATGTCTgtagatatatatactgaaaAGTGATGTGTGCATTTTTCATTGCTTTCACCcactgagaaaaagagagtgcgTATGCATTTGCAAAGCGAGGGCAATTACCTGGCTTCAGGACCTGGAACATCTTCCTCCAGGTGGTGTACTGTATCGGAGCCGCATATTTGCTGCTGAAAACATTACTGTCGAAATCTGGCCCTTTAGTGACTTGTGCAGATGATCTGGAGTGAAAGCAGAAAATACCCTTTAATTGTTTCTGTCAATTTGAGATGAAAGCGATTGTAAACTAAAGCCCTGCCTCGAAATCGCAAAAAAACCATTCTGACTCATGTCAAGGCAAAGACACATCtctgaagtttgtgtgtgttcaaaaaaaaaaaaaaaaaaaactatctgaagctgaagaaaagaaaaacatctctTCAACAGGGGGTGGTTTATTCCTCAGCCCAGTCAGCGTGTGGATGATGTTTTGCTCCACTGCTGAAAGCTATATGGGCTTTGGTATTCAGTGCAGATAGCGGAGAGACATGTCTCGATGATTGATAGGTCAGGCATGTGAATACAGTCATAAGGTTCTGGCAATGTGGTCGGTGCAGCACCGGTTTTCATTAAACAACTGGCACAGTGACGACCTTCTTTCCACCACCCCCtgaccctgccacacacacacacacacacacacacacacagccagccacacaaacacacacacattaggaagCGAATTCAATTCAGCAAATTTGCCAGCGTGACACTATTGCTCTTCTGAGGCATCTGTTTGTGGTACCAATGCGAGATTACAGTATCAGACTTTCAGACACTCACCTGCTATTCAAATCTGGGAGCTGGAATTGGACaggcaggggaaaaaaaaggagacagggagagaagggTGTTACTGACATGAAGAGTTGAATTCATACATGCCATAATGATCTACTACCATGTGAACCTTGGTTGAAAGAGCTCAGTCCATTTGATCGAGCTGTGACTGAAAAgactgagtgtatgtgtaagtgtgtgtgtgtgtgtgtgtgtgtgtgtgtgtgtgtgtgtgtgtgtgtgtgtgtgtgtgtgtgtgtgtaaaagagatgAGCTCAGACCCTCTGTGATTCTTTGATATTCAAATAAGACTCAGTTCCTCCGCTACCTAGCGGGCTCATCATTGACAGAACATGCTCTTGTGCTAATGAGAATACCGGAGCGGCTGACATCTAATATGACATCTAATATGATAACACCACAAGACAGAATTACTGGCGCAGACGGCTAGAAAAAGAACATGGATGTAGACATGCTGACCGATTAACttttcactctttttcttttgtCCCCGGCCCGACGTTCGTAGAATTATTAATCTTGCGGCAGGGCAATATAGCACATTCTAAATAATGTTATTACCTGAGACTGGGCCTCAGCAAACACCTTGTCCAAACATAAGTCATGCTAATAGGTCTAAAGCTCATTTTGAGCCAGTCAGCAAATCAGCCTCCAGGTCCCTTGCTTGTGCTGTAGAACCAACACTACAGTAAGGATCTATGGAGCTGAAAACCTCTTTTTTGCATTCCACTGTGCCTCATTTGTTTAACATGCATTCGCCATGAGCTATTTCATCGGCACACGACTAAATAAAGATGTATTGCCTCATAAGGGCAATTCAGCAGATCATATTTCAGCACGTGCCAACATCACATCAGCTAGCTGTCCACATCTCatctaaaaaaaagaagaaaaaaacaaaagacaaacaaGGGTGGAGCTATGACGCAAGTGGCAGCACCCGCACCACAATTGTGCCCACAGGGACTCACAGTCacttcccgatcccaccccatctctcttacacactcgCCTTTTGTCATTTTAAACTGTCCCATCTACATAAAGGCAAAGacaaaagcccccccccccccaaaaaaataagTATGAAACAATGAAGAGTAGCCGCAGTCAAACGGGAGCTCGAGGAGGCGTCACCTCTACAAGTACGCTGTGGTCTCGGGTGTCCATGGCCTGCTGCAGGGCGCCCACGGTCTGCTCTGCGTCCCTGAGGGCTCCCTTGACCGCCTCCAGGTGGCGCTGCAGCGCCTGCTCCCACTCCTCCTGCTCGCGGCGCAGCTGCTCCAGCAGGGaggcctcctcctccagcaggaAGCCGTGCAGAGCCTGGAAGTCGGCCTGGATGCGCTCCTGAAGCTCAGAGCCCACTTTCTGtcagggatggtgtgtgtgtgtgtgtgtgtaatggggggggggggggggttgtggcagggaggaagagagacaggaagatcTGAGCACATCTGAAAGGTTCTGCACATCTAAGCGACACAATCGGACATTTTTTCCCCCACAACAGCGAgacgaaaaacaaaacaaaaaacagtgaCTGGGCTTTTGAAAATTGTCGGATGGGATGCGAGACAGtggcacactcacactcgtGTTTGCTCAACTCCTGGACGGCTGACAGGTTAACAATGTCTAGCTTGCTATGATGCAAACCTACTCACCTGCCAGACTACACAGCACTCTACTCCGTGCTGACTCTCACCCCGGTGCAATCAGGGAAATGTCGCACAGACAAGGATTTTCCTGTGGCAGGGCTTTGTCTGCCAGCTATAACATGCTGTGCTTTTTTGTCGAAGCTACAGTCTGACGTCAATGTGTTAGATTTTATTTTCTGCCCTCACTTCAAAGGGCTACACCTACACTATTTATTTTCTTCCTTTCAGCAAAAGGGTAGTGCATTGTATTTGTACACAACCATAAATGGACCATTATTCTGAAATGGTGGTTTATACATGAAAATCACTGGTCTGCCTGGTGTGCCCTACAGCCATTTGCCAGATCTGTTTATCCACGTAATATCTTTGTAATCATGCCAGACTAGCACTTTTCTGCTCTTTCATAGGAGATAAAACATGTGCTATTATCAGGCCTCATACATCGATTTCTGTTCAACTTCCAGTGAAGAAAGCATCAGCAGCATACacattgtgtgttttttgttttttgtttttgtttgtttgtttattatggcTCAGTACCAGCTCAAGTATGGTGACCTCCAACCGCTGAGTTGCCTTCCAGACACTTAGTGTAGGTTTGACAAATGCAAACCTCTTCATCACTGGTTGCCTACCAGACAGAAGAAtaaacagggggggggggggtgctgtgtcTTTCTCTGCTAGTACTCTACTCTCACATATTCTAGATCTATCTTTTCACATAATATGCAAGTGAAGAATACATGACAATGGCTATTTTAAACAATATAAATATCAGTAGGTGATGATATATGTATACAACTGTTTAATAACACCTTCCTACAAAGCTTACAGTTATAATCAAGATCCGACCTCTGCTACTGTAAGAGACACTAGCTCTGGTCAACATTgactaaaaatacattttaaagaaTGAATTATTctgaaatgtttcaaaatggATGGAGTTCATTTTGAAAGATTCATGACTGCTCAAATGCTTCTGCAACATCATTTCCAAGTATCTCATTCTAGTCCCTCTGTAAGGTCCTTTTCCATGCATCAAAGGAAAAACAACTTGGAAAATGCAAAGAATATAAAAAGCATATCTGTATTCTGTGCAGAAGTACTGGAGATATTTACATCATTAAAACACTTACAAGTTGGACATATAGacctgcctgcttgcctgctgTGGTTACAATGAATCTTGCCACAGACCATTTCCCTCCATGGTGTATAAAAATGGCATAGATTTAGCCACAGTAAGATGGATCATATGTCCATGTTTAGCTTGCACAACTCTTTGCACAGACCTCTGAAT belongs to Alosa sapidissima isolate fAloSap1 chromosome 20, fAloSap1.pri, whole genome shotgun sequence and includes:
- the trim105 gene encoding tripartite motif containing 105; its protein translation is MAASNKKGMNLREDLTCAICCDLFRDPVMLGCMHHFCKRCISTYWKSIRGGPVPCPQCRQEFPSRQFQTNYLVAGLVDKVRASSNDGYVKNVEKQLKETLDSHRSKREEYINMIRKDKEQVDTLKKVGSELQERIQADFQALHGFLLEEEASLLEQLRREQEEWEQALQRHLEAVKGALRDAEQTVGALQQAMDTRDHSVLVELPDLNSRSSAQVTKGPDFDSNVFSSKYAAPIQYTTWRKMFQVLKPGPAPVTFDEDTAHPSLLLSRDKTSVVELEEIQPYPLHPKRFVQCVNVLGAQGFSSGRHYWEVAVGTKPKWDLGVALESVDRRARVKLCPENGYWTLRLRGGNQYSAGTQPWTPLRLVDQPRRVGVLLDCDERRVAFYDAADMTLLHAFGDGPRGKALAFVSTCVTEPGQRPQPMRFVHLPVEFL